The Streptomyces sp. A2-16 sequence CCCACCGGACGGCAGGCGCGCCCGCCGGACCGCAGGCACTCCCGCCGGACCGCAGGCACTCCCGCCCGCCCCGCCCCGGTCCGCCCGCCCCGGTCCGCGCCGCGCCTTTGGCACGCGAACCGGCCATGTCACGCCGGGAACGAGCCACGGAATCCGGGGTTCCTGTCCCCTATTGAGGGATCGTTTCACCCGTACGGAGTAAAAGTGCTCAAGGTGCAGGTAGGGCCCATCTTCCGCGCCCTACGGTCCACGGATGATGAGCAGCAGTCCGGAGACCTCGACCCGCACCACCGGCGCGCACCGGGCGCAACGGCAGGAGCGCGACCGCGGTGCGGCGCGCACGCTGGCACAGCGGCCGCCCGCGCGCTACGAGCCGTACCTGGACGGCCTGTTCACCTACTGCATGTCCGTGCTGTGCGACCACGACTCGGCGACCGCCGCCCTCGGCGACGTCCTCGCGCTCGCCGAGCGGCGCGGCGGCCCGGACGCGGCCGGTGACCGCAGGCCCTGGCTGTACGCGCTGGCCCGCTGGGCCTGTCTGCGCAAGCTGGCCGAGGCCAAGCAGAAACGTCAGGCCACACACGCGGCGGGACGCCACGGAGCCGCCCAGAAGCCGGCCGAACTCCCGGTCGCCGAGGACGTCCTGGAGGCGCGGCGCCGCGAACTCGCCCTGCTCGCCTGGCCGGAGGCGGCCGGCACCACCCCGGAGCAGCGCGAGGCGCTCGAACTCGCCGTGCGCCATCACCTCGCCGCCCACGAGGTCGCCGCCGTCCTCGGCATGGACCTCGCCGGCGCCCGGGAACTGCTCGCCTCCGCCGCCTGCGAGGTCGAGCGCACACGCGCGGCCCTCGCCGTCGTCGAGACCGGCGACTGTCCGGGTGTGGCGCGACTCACCGGCGACAACCAGTTCGTGCTGAGTTCCGCGTTGCGCCGCGAACTCGTCCGCCATGTCGACGACTGCCCGCGCTGCCGCCGCGGTGCCGAGCGGGCGATTCCGGGTCGCTGGCCCGGAGCCATGATCACGCCGGCCGAGCTGCCCGTGCTCGAAGCTCCGCGTGCGGCCCTGCACATGGCGCTGGCGCACCCGCCACGCGCGCGTGGCGCCGCCGTGCCCCGCTTCGACCGGCGCGGCTTCCCGATGGATCCCAAGGACCGGGCCGCCCGTCGTGACCGCCTCCGCTCGCGTGCCGTCACCACGACCGTCGTCGCCACCGTCGTCGCCGCCCCCGTGCTCGCCCTGTGGGCCGCCTACCGGGGCGGCCCCGGCGAGGGGGCCGACGGCCACCCCGCGAGCGCCAGCGAGGCGCACGGCCCCGACAGCCTGGACGGCGAGACCGCGAGCGGCGGCTACCAGAACGCCGGCAACGCGTCCGTCAAACCCGGCCCCCGCTTCACCAAGGACGGCCGGCCCGACGTCTCCGTGGAGGTCGTCAGCGTGGCAGGGGCCGGCGGGAAGGGCGCCGGGCACCTGGACGTGGCCGCCGACAACAACGGCGACACCACCCTGGTCACCCTCACCGCGACCGGCGACGCCCCGGTCCGCTGGTCCGCCACCACGGGGGCCTCCTGGCTCTACCTGAGCCAGTCCTCGGGAACCCTGAAGCCCGGCGAGTCGCTGACGGTCAAGGTGTACGTCGACCACCTGCGCGAGCCGTCCGGTCCCTGGAGCGCGCGCGTGGCGATCTCACCGGCGGGCGCCGTCGTCACCATCCAGGGCTACGGCACGGCCCCCGCACCGTCCGGCCCCGGCACCCCCGGCAAGCCGACGACACCTCCGACCGCGCCGGGCCCCAGCCCCACGACCTCGGCGCCCACCCCCAGCGACCCACCGTCCTCACCACCCACCCCCGACCCGACCCCGACCGACCCCACGCCGTCCACTCCACCGACCCAGACACCGTCACCGACGGCAACCGAGGACCCGAGCCCGTCCTCGTCGTAGGGGAGGGGCGGGGCGGGGAGGGCGAGCCGGATTCTGGCCATGGCTGGGGGTCCGTGGGCGGCCGGGGCGGTCAGGGAGGGGGCGGAAGGTGGGGGAGGTGTGCCGGGGCGAGAGGCGCGGGATGGGGCGCGGGGACGCCGCTATGCGGTGCGCTGTTCTGCGGGTCGCAGGGAGCCGGGGCACGCCGAGGAGTTCCTGTCCCACCTGGAGCGCGGGCGCGAGGGCCGACGCGAGAGGTGCTGCCCTGCGGGTCGCGGGGCGCGGGGCGATGCGAGAGGTGCTGCCCTGCGGGTCGCGGG is a genomic window containing:
- a CDS encoding sigma-70 family RNA polymerase sigma factor; its protein translation is MMSSSPETSTRTTGAHRAQRQERDRGAARTLAQRPPARYEPYLDGLFTYCMSVLCDHDSATAALGDVLALAERRGGPDAAGDRRPWLYALARWACLRKLAEAKQKRQATHAAGRHGAAQKPAELPVAEDVLEARRRELALLAWPEAAGTTPEQREALELAVRHHLAAHEVAAVLGMDLAGARELLASAACEVERTRAALAVVETGDCPGVARLTGDNQFVLSSALRRELVRHVDDCPRCRRGAERAIPGRWPGAMITPAELPVLEAPRAALHMALAHPPRARGAAVPRFDRRGFPMDPKDRAARRDRLRSRAVTTTVVATVVAAPVLALWAAYRGGPGEGADGHPASASEAHGPDSLDGETASGGYQNAGNASVKPGPRFTKDGRPDVSVEVVSVAGAGGKGAGHLDVAADNNGDTTLVTLTATGDAPVRWSATTGASWLYLSQSSGTLKPGESLTVKVYVDHLREPSGPWSARVAISPAGAVVTIQGYGTAPAPSGPGTPGKPTTPPTAPGPSPTTSAPTPSDPPSSPPTPDPTPTDPTPSTPPTQTPSPTATEDPSPSSS